Proteins encoded in a region of the Poecilia reticulata strain Guanapo linkage group LG14, Guppy_female_1.0+MT, whole genome shotgun sequence genome:
- the samsn1b gene encoding SAM domain-containing protein SAMSN-1b — translation LFFQGRQETAELKLQGRETETGSDSKHVDVSPEKTGPALFSGDVQDDEAAKRDRGTCANGRRRSRNSLESLYSLKSGQSSSSGVTSGSNCSSNRESLRLEDDPMFARQFCCRARVHTEFVPSPYDMESLTLKVGDVIDVIAKPPMGTWTGSLNGRTGNFKFIYVDVLTHTSSTALHEASQKSTVQEALRRLGLEEHASSLQRGGYQTVDDLRKLRESDLMELNVTQPEHRERLLAAVSSLQLLHTDSLAEDESSPEPERSSEDAKGDVKSRPRDSGCVMTEDTQPHFLSGYAAQPDVKVP, via the exons CTTTTCTTCCAGGGAAGGCAGGAGACCGCAGAGCTGAAGCTGCAGGGGAGGGAGACGGAGACGGGAAGCGACTCGAAGCACGTCGACGTCTCGCCAGAGAAAACCGGGCCGGCTCTCTTT AGCGGAGACGTGCAGGACGATGAGGCAGCGAAGAGGGACAGGGGGACGTGTGCTAACGGACGCAGACGGTCCAGGAACTCCCTGGAAAGCCTCTACAGCCTGAAGAGTGGACAGAGCTCCTCCA GTGGCGTCACCAGTGGGTCAAACTGCTCCAGTAACAGAGAGAGTCTGAGGCTGGAGGACGATCCAATGTTCGCACGGCAGTTCTGCTGCCGAGCGAGAGTTCATACGGAGTTTGTTCCAAGTCCGTACGACATGGAGTCGCTCACGCTCAAG GTGGGAGATGTGATCGACGTCATCGCCAAGCCCCCCATGGGGACATGGACCGGCTCGCTGAACGGCCGAACGGGAAACTTCAAGTTCATCTACGTGGACGTGCTCACACACACCTCTAGCACGGCCCTGCACGAAGCGAGCCAGAAGTCAACGGTGCAGGAGGCGTTGAGGCGCCTCGGGTTGGAG GAACACGCCTCGTCCCTGCAGCGCGGCGGTTACCAAACAGTGGATGACCTGAGGAAGCTGAGGGAGAGCGACCTGATGGAGCTGAACGTGACTCAGCCGGAGCACAGGGAACGTCTGCTGGCCGCTGTCAGCTCCCTGCAGCTACTGCACA CCGACAGCCTGGCGGAGGACGAATCCAGTCCGGAACCGGAGCGGTCCAGTGAAGACGCGAAGGGAGACGTGAAGAGCCGTCCCAGAGACTCGGGCTGCGTCATGACGGAGGACACGCAGCCTCATTTTCTCTCTGGATACGCTGCACAGCCGGACGTCAAAGTGCCGTGA